The proteins below come from a single Candidatus Izemoplasmatales bacterium genomic window:
- a CDS encoding extracellular solute-binding protein, producing the protein MKKLLLSLIALGVAFAAVACDQTTTATTAPSTQTSTGTTTTRRTATTTIDSFWDEDANGIPDWQEETITLKYASWQHTSLDVVTIESLMVQAFTEKYPNITVEMQIIGSGEEWDANMMIASESGTLPDVFLINRLKNSLPYNIVADITDYYENDPDTDFIFPSVADLGTYKGVRYAVPTFIYPQVWIVNKDILDAAGVAFPGYDWTYEQAEAIAAATTNENTHVIGMYGCEFYTRELPKILKVEAATNEGELAAARSWYAYTYDGSGFHFDDPVFLSAMTKLTDALTGGWCTQSLDAETLEAWYLDPAYTPQYNGKVALWREATWSVKNHFAEMLFDWDVYPGPDGTMGGNTDIAGISTTCDHPAAAYQLLKWMSYSEEGLLTRFQLFEDYSEQVTISANNYGYPVVDYGIDGYGVNQVWEAIPYGITAPGFESPEFMEALRNGAYWVNKETIGWDEADAIGYAYIYQVMAGETTFAAIQETFQTEAMQAMNAARAALDALIAEYRN; encoded by the coding sequence ATGAAGAAGCTTTTGCTCTCGCTCATCGCCCTCGGCGTCGCGTTCGCCGCCGTCGCCTGCGACCAGACCACCACCGCCACGACCGCCCCCTCGACGCAGACGTCGACGGGGACGACCACCACGCGTCGCACCGCGACCACCACGATCGACTCGTTCTGGGACGAGGACGCCAACGGCATCCCCGACTGGCAGGAGGAGACGATCACCCTCAAGTACGCCTCCTGGCAGCACACCTCGCTCGACGTCGTCACGATCGAGTCGCTGATGGTGCAGGCGTTCACCGAGAAGTACCCGAACATCACCGTCGAGATGCAGATCATCGGCTCCGGCGAGGAGTGGGACGCGAACATGATGATCGCCTCCGAATCGGGCACGCTGCCGGACGTGTTCCTGATCAACCGGCTGAAGAACTCGCTGCCCTACAACATCGTCGCCGACATCACCGACTACTACGAGAACGACCCGGACACCGACTTCATCTTCCCGTCGGTCGCCGACCTCGGTACCTACAAGGGCGTCCGCTACGCCGTCCCGACCTTCATCTATCCGCAGGTCTGGATCGTCAACAAGGACATCCTCGACGCCGCCGGCGTCGCCTTCCCCGGCTACGACTGGACCTACGAGCAGGCCGAGGCGATCGCCGCCGCGACCACGAACGAGAACACCCACGTGATCGGCATGTACGGCTGCGAGTTCTACACCCGCGAACTGCCGAAGATCCTCAAGGTCGAGGCCGCGACGAACGAGGGCGAACTCGCCGCCGCCCGGTCCTGGTACGCCTACACCTACGACGGAAGCGGCTTCCACTTCGACGACCCGGTCTTCCTCTCGGCGATGACGAAGCTCACCGACGCCCTCACCGGCGGCTGGTGCACGCAGTCGCTCGACGCAGAGACGCTCGAGGCCTGGTACCTCGACCCGGCCTACACGCCGCAGTACAACGGCAAGGTCGCGCTCTGGCGAGAAGCGACCTGGAGCGTCAAGAACCATTTCGCCGAGATGCTCTTCGACTGGGACGTCTATCCCGGACCGGACGGCACCATGGGCGGCAACACCGACATCGCCGGGATCTCGACGACGTGCGATCATCCGGCCGCGGCCTACCAGCTCCTGAAGTGGATGTCCTACTCCGAAGAAGGCCTGCTCACGCGCTTCCAGCTGTTCGAGGACTATTCCGAACAGGTCACGATCTCGGCCAACAACTACGGCTACCCGGTCGTCGACTACGGCATCGACGGCTACGGCGTCAACCAGGTCTGGGAGGCGATCCCCTACGGGATCACCGCCCCCGGCTTCGAAAGCCCCGAATTCATGGAGGCGCTCCGCAACGGCGCCTACTGGGTCAACAAGGAAACGATCGGCTGGGACGAGGCGGACGCGATCGGCTACGCCTACATCTACCAGGTGATGGCCGGCGAGACGACCTTCGCCGCGATCCAGGAAACCTTCCAGACCGAGGCGATGCAGGCGATGAACGCCGCCCGCGCCGCGCTCGACGCGCTCATCGCAGAATACCGGAACTAG
- a CDS encoding glycoside hydrolase family 130 protein: MKYRMICDPIKNLPWQDRPAGCDAPVWRYDKNPIVRRNPVEGIARIFNSAIVPWKNGGFIGVFRAETVATLPHLRVGRSADGFAWTFENRQLEMVDETGKPWNPYYAYDPRVVKVGEDYFVIWCTEAYGPAIGLAKTRDFVRFVRLENPFIPFNRNGVLFPRKIGGNYRILSRASDNGHTPFGDIFVSESPDLVFWGKHRHVMERGGNGWWQGLKIGGGPAPIETSEGWLVFYHGVCNTCNGYVYSMGAAILDLEEPSKVKYRCKNYLLTPEMPYEETGFVPNVVFPCATLQDPDTGRIAIYYGAADSYVALAFTTVDLVVDYVIAHHESVGRDADLGR; the protein is encoded by the coding sequence ATGAAATACCGAATGATCTGCGACCCGATCAAGAACCTCCCCTGGCAGGACCGCCCGGCCGGGTGCGACGCCCCGGTCTGGCGGTACGACAAGAACCCGATCGTGCGGCGCAACCCCGTCGAGGGGATCGCCCGCATCTTCAACAGCGCCATCGTCCCGTGGAAGAACGGCGGCTTCATCGGCGTCTTCCGCGCCGAGACGGTCGCGACCCTGCCGCACCTGCGCGTCGGCCGGAGCGCCGACGGTTTCGCGTGGACCTTCGAGAACCGCCAGCTCGAGATGGTCGACGAGACCGGCAAACCGTGGAATCCCTACTACGCCTACGACCCGCGCGTCGTCAAGGTCGGCGAGGACTACTTCGTGATCTGGTGCACCGAGGCCTACGGACCGGCGATCGGACTCGCGAAGACGCGCGACTTCGTCCGGTTCGTCCGCCTCGAGAATCCGTTCATCCCGTTCAACCGGAACGGCGTCCTGTTCCCGCGCAAGATCGGCGGAAACTACCGGATCCTCTCGCGCGCCTCGGACAACGGCCACACCCCGTTCGGCGACATCTTCGTCTCGGAGAGTCCCGACCTCGTCTTCTGGGGGAAGCACCGCCACGTGATGGAGCGCGGCGGCAACGGCTGGTGGCAGGGCCTCAAGATCGGCGGCGGTCCCGCACCGATCGAGACTTCGGAGGGATGGCTCGTATTCTACCACGGCGTCTGCAACACCTGCAACGGCTACGTGTACTCGATGGGCGCCGCGATCCTCGACCTCGAGGAACCCTCGAAGGTAAAGTACCGCTGCAAGAACTACCTCCTGACGCCGGAGATGCCCTACGAGGAGACCGGCTTCGTCCCGAACGTCGTCTTCCCCTGCGCGACCCTGCAGGATCCCGACACGGGCCGGATCGCGATCTACTACGGCGCCGCCGACTCCTACGTCGCGCTCGCCTTCACGACCGTCGACCTGGTCGTCGACTACGTCATCGCCCATCACGAGTCCGTCGGCCGCGACGCCGACCTCGGCCGGTAG
- a CDS encoding carbohydrate ABC transporter permease, with product MKEKKPLTRTEKAIRRFKRMKKNRRARFLGTMINPTRFHKSQIKFLLILVPMLAVTILPLIFIVSHAFKPLDELYAYPPRIFASRLTLDNFANLFTVASQTGVPFSRYLFNSLVSSALVIFLSMLIGSLAAYSFSFLKYKGKQTMFAINQVAIMIVPVAVAVPRFIVLSALGITDTMWAHVIPLLAMPVGVFLVKQFMDQVPRELYEASVIDGANNFQIYRSVVLPLVKPALATVAILCFQAAWNNSGTSELYVTNEALKTLPYYFSTLTLGTSAIAAQGMSAAANLIMFAPNIILFVVLQNSVMNTMAYSGIK from the coding sequence GTGAAGGAGAAGAAGCCCCTCACCAGGACCGAGAAGGCGATCCGCCGCTTCAAGCGGATGAAGAAGAACCGCCGCGCCCGCTTCCTTGGCACGATGATCAACCCGACCCGCTTCCACAAGAGCCAGATCAAGTTCCTCCTGATCCTGGTGCCGATGCTCGCGGTCACGATCCTGCCGCTCATCTTCATCGTCTCGCACGCCTTCAAGCCGCTCGACGAACTCTACGCCTACCCGCCGCGGATCTTCGCCTCGCGGCTCACGCTCGACAACTTCGCCAACCTCTTCACGGTCGCCTCGCAGACGGGCGTGCCGTTCTCCCGCTACCTCTTCAACAGCCTCGTCTCCTCGGCGCTCGTGATCTTCCTGTCGATGCTGATCGGGTCGCTCGCGGCCTATTCGTTCTCCTTCCTGAAGTACAAGGGGAAGCAGACGATGTTCGCAATCAACCAGGTCGCGATCATGATCGTCCCGGTGGCGGTCGCGGTCCCGCGCTTCATCGTCCTCTCGGCGCTCGGGATCACCGACACGATGTGGGCCCACGTGATCCCGCTGCTCGCGATGCCGGTCGGCGTGTTCCTCGTCAAGCAGTTCATGGACCAGGTTCCGCGCGAACTCTACGAGGCGTCGGTGATCGACGGCGCGAACAACTTCCAGATCTACCGGAGCGTCGTCCTGCCGCTCGTCAAGCCGGCGCTCGCGACGGTCGCGATCCTCTGCTTCCAGGCCGCCTGGAACAACTCCGGGACCTCGGAGCTGTACGTCACGAACGAAGCCCTCAAGACCCTTCCGTACTATTTCTCGACGCTGACGCTGGGGACGTCGGCGATCGCCGCGCAGGGGATGAGCGCGGCCGCGAACCTGATCATGTTCGCGCCCAACATCATCCTCTTCGTGGTCCTGCAGAACAGCGTCATGAACACGATGGCGTACTCGGGGATCAAGTGA
- a CDS encoding glycosidase, giving the protein MIHPRYAKLKHAENRLVARKNRIDRAYYDGVFDRYVDPVLTADHVPVEWRYDLDRETNPHFIERLGVNAVFNAGAIAFDGAYWLMARVEGKDRKSFFALAKSLDPVSGFRFVGRPVLWEDRYPEETNVYDVRLVRHADGWIYGIYCAERKDPAAPAGDTSAAIARAGLFRTRNMVDFERLPDLETPSPQQRNVVLHPEFVHGKYLLYTRPQDGFIETGAGGGIAFGFVDDMTRPVVAEEKILDAKRYHTVYELKNGAGPAPIKTERGWIHVAHGVRNTAAGLRYVLYAFATALDDPTRVVAKPSGYLLAPRGAERVGDVSNVLFANGAIVDGTDVYLYYASSDTRLHVAGTTIARLADYVFENPSERFRSLDCAHQRADLADHNEKILEGAKKK; this is encoded by the coding sequence ATGATCCATCCCCGCTACGCCAAACTGAAACATGCCGAGAACCGCCTTGTCGCGCGGAAGAACCGGATCGACCGGGCCTACTACGACGGCGTCTTCGACCGCTACGTCGATCCCGTCCTGACGGCCGACCACGTTCCCGTCGAATGGCGCTACGACCTCGACCGGGAAACGAATCCGCACTTCATCGAACGGCTCGGCGTGAACGCCGTGTTCAACGCCGGCGCGATCGCATTCGACGGCGCGTACTGGCTGATGGCGCGCGTCGAAGGCAAGGACCGCAAGTCGTTCTTCGCACTCGCGAAGAGCCTCGATCCGGTCTCGGGCTTCCGTTTCGTCGGCCGCCCCGTCCTCTGGGAGGACCGCTATCCGGAGGAGACCAACGTCTACGACGTCCGCCTCGTGCGGCACGCGGACGGCTGGATCTACGGGATCTACTGCGCCGAACGAAAGGATCCGGCGGCGCCGGCCGGGGACACCTCGGCGGCGATCGCCCGGGCGGGACTCTTCCGGACCCGGAACATGGTCGACTTCGAACGGCTTCCCGATCTCGAGACCCCCTCGCCGCAGCAGCGGAACGTCGTCCTCCATCCGGAGTTCGTCCATGGGAAGTACCTCCTCTACACGCGCCCCCAGGACGGCTTCATCGAGACCGGTGCCGGCGGCGGAATCGCCTTCGGCTTCGTCGACGACATGACCCGTCCCGTCGTCGCCGAGGAGAAAATCCTCGACGCGAAGCGGTACCACACCGTCTATGAACTCAAGAACGGCGCCGGACCGGCGCCGATCAAAACGGAACGGGGGTGGATCCACGTCGCCCACGGCGTCCGGAACACCGCCGCCGGGCTCCGCTACGTCCTGTACGCCTTCGCGACCGCGCTCGACGACCCGACCCGCGTGGTCGCCAAGCCGTCCGGATATCTGCTCGCGCCGCGCGGCGCGGAGCGCGTCGGCGACGTCTCAAACGTCCTCTTCGCGAACGGCGCGATCGTCGACGGAACGGACGTCTATCTCTACTACGCCTCCTCGGACACGCGCCTGCATGTCGCGGGAACGACGATCGCGCGCCTCGCCGACTACGTGTTCGAAAACCCGTCCGAACGCTTCCGCTCGCTCGATTGCGCCCATCAGCGCGCCGATCTGGCGGACCATAACGAAAAGATCCTCGAAGGAGCGAAGAAGAAATGA
- a CDS encoding YIP1 family protein: MKAKKLLIVVLTAILTFSFAAARAPRAEALSAYRTYTLDRNGRLVTTNEAYEAVGMIRQLSDGTTLSGAKDLFIDAGGYLYVADTGNRRIVVLDPDYQVVCSFGSDLLVKPLGVYVRDGLVYIADYGLGAQATDLGAIHVYAFDKDTATATLAASLSTPESALLEVDGFIFRPMKIAVDSDHTMYIVNEGTTSGVLMVNADNHFVNYFASNSVEISFWDRIQRIVYQNNENVTLTKNIPTPVANVTLDGKGYFYTVTQTAISDSATGSNLKKVSIGGTNYFPTDMYVYRDVVDAATGAVGNVYAVTSRGFLMEYDNRGNLLFQWGGEGTANDKLGLFLSASAVAVDPDGNVLVVDDHASRNSIQIFRETGFASKVHEALDLYNQARYVESIGVWTDVLRYNSMFDMAYEGIGLGYMMNEQYDLALENFEIAYDKADYSEAYWEIRNLWMTEHFGTLLIATATVLAVAFAAAWADRRFRILSPVRKAVASLGGIPLLRETAYMFRFIRHPADACYEVKAKKKVSVATAFFVLALLFGLYVVSMVSTGFVFNGFVIEETILVNEALAIVLPILVFVFANYLMSSLMEGEGTLKATFVNTIGALMPVFLVFPFAILVSNAITLNESFLYTFSIAGMLLWSGVLLFFNIKETHNYSVGQTVVNLFLTVLMMVVLIVVMIMVYLMVLQVANFVGDVVKELILRD, translated from the coding sequence ATGAAGGCGAAGAAGCTTCTGATCGTCGTCCTGACGGCGATCCTGACGTTTTCCTTCGCCGCGGCGCGCGCCCCGCGCGCCGAAGCGCTCTCCGCCTACCGCACCTACACGCTCGACCGCAACGGCCGGCTCGTCACCACGAACGAGGCCTACGAGGCCGTCGGGATGATCCGCCAGCTCTCCGACGGGACCACCCTGTCGGGCGCGAAGGACCTCTTCATCGACGCCGGGGGCTACCTCTACGTCGCCGACACCGGCAACCGCCGGATCGTCGTCCTCGACCCGGACTACCAGGTCGTCTGCAGCTTCGGATCCGACCTCCTCGTCAAGCCGCTCGGCGTCTACGTCCGCGACGGGCTCGTCTACATCGCCGACTACGGTCTGGGCGCGCAGGCGACCGACCTCGGCGCGATCCACGTCTACGCCTTCGACAAGGACACCGCGACCGCGACCCTCGCGGCGTCGCTCTCGACGCCGGAATCGGCGCTCCTCGAGGTCGACGGGTTCATCTTCCGGCCGATGAAGATCGCGGTCGATTCCGACCACACGATGTACATCGTGAACGAAGGCACGACCTCGGGCGTGCTGATGGTCAACGCCGACAACCATTTCGTGAACTACTTCGCCTCGAACTCCGTCGAGATCTCCTTCTGGGACCGGATCCAGCGGATCGTCTACCAGAACAACGAGAACGTCACCCTGACGAAGAACATCCCGACGCCGGTCGCGAACGTCACCCTCGACGGCAAGGGCTACTTCTACACCGTCACCCAGACGGCGATCTCCGACTCCGCCACCGGCTCCAACCTGAAGAAGGTGTCGATCGGCGGCACGAACTACTTCCCGACCGACATGTACGTCTACCGCGACGTCGTGGACGCCGCGACGGGGGCGGTCGGCAACGTCTACGCGGTCACCTCGCGGGGCTTCCTGATGGAATACGACAACCGCGGGAACCTGCTCTTCCAGTGGGGCGGCGAAGGCACCGCCAACGACAAGCTCGGCCTGTTCCTCTCCGCCTCCGCGGTCGCCGTCGACCCCGACGGCAACGTCCTCGTCGTCGACGACCACGCCAGCCGCAACTCGATCCAGATCTTCCGCGAGACCGGCTTCGCGAGCAAGGTGCACGAGGCCCTCGACCTCTACAACCAGGCCCGCTACGTCGAGTCGATCGGCGTCTGGACCGACGTCCTCCGCTACAACTCGATGTTCGACATGGCCTACGAGGGCATCGGTCTCGGCTACATGATGAACGAGCAGTACGACCTCGCGCTCGAGAACTTCGAGATCGCCTACGACAAGGCCGACTACTCCGAAGCCTACTGGGAGATCCGCAACCTCTGGATGACCGAGCACTTCGGCACGCTGTTGATCGCGACGGCCACGGTCCTCGCCGTCGCCTTCGCCGCCGCCTGGGCGGACCGGCGGTTCCGCATCTTGTCCCCCGTCCGCAAGGCGGTCGCCTCCCTCGGCGGAATTCCGCTCTTACGAGAGACCGCGTACATGTTCCGCTTCATCCGCCATCCGGCGGACGCCTGCTACGAGGTCAAGGCGAAGAAGAAGGTCTCGGTCGCGACCGCGTTCTTCGTGCTCGCGCTCCTCTTCGGGCTCTACGTCGTCTCGATGGTTTCGACCGGATTCGTCTTCAACGGCTTCGTGATCGAGGAGACGATCCTCGTGAACGAGGCGCTCGCGATCGTCCTGCCGATCCTCGTGTTCGTCTTCGCGAACTACCTGATGAGCTCGCTGATGGAAGGCGAGGGCACCCTCAAGGCGACCTTCGTCAACACGATCGGGGCGCTCATGCCGGTCTTCCTCGTGTTCCCGTTCGCGATCCTGGTCTCCAACGCGATCACCCTGAACGAGTCGTTCCTGTACACGTTCTCGATCGCGGGGATGCTTCTGTGGAGCGGTGTGCTGCTCTTCTTCAACATCAAGGAAACGCACAACTATTCCGTCGGCCAGACCGTCGTCAACCTCTTCCTCACGGTCCTGATGATGGTCGTCCTCATCGTCGTGATGATCATGGTGTACCTGATGGTGCTCCAGGTGGCCAATTTCGTCGGCGACGTCGTGAAGGAGCTGATTCTCCGTGATTAG
- a CDS encoding sugar ABC transporter permease, with protein sequence MSAELALKKKKRFNTAYLFVAPYYAVFFTFVVVLIAISAALSLTYYDTINFPSWVGLQNYVTLFTQDADFMQYAFPTTIKYALVIGPGGYALSFFMAWVLAQLTHRVRTVIAIILYSPSLTNGILMSVIWKVVFSGDARGYLNYWLLSLGFINEPMQWLQDSSFIFGIMLFVGIWSSMSVGFLAMLSGILNVNRELYEAAYVDGMKSRWQEVFYITIPSMKPQMLFGAVMALVGTFNASGLASALSGSTPPPQYAGWLIVDHMNDYGFARFEMGYASAISVVLLLVVLVFNRVATRLFGERRD encoded by the coding sequence ATGAGCGCTGAACTCGCCCTGAAAAAGAAGAAGCGGTTCAACACCGCCTATCTCTTCGTCGCGCCGTACTATGCGGTCTTCTTCACCTTCGTGGTGGTCCTGATCGCGATCTCCGCGGCCCTCTCCCTCACCTACTACGACACCATCAACTTCCCCTCGTGGGTCGGGCTCCAGAACTACGTGACGCTGTTCACGCAGGACGCCGACTTCATGCAGTACGCCTTCCCGACGACGATCAAGTACGCCCTCGTCATCGGTCCCGGCGGCTATGCGCTCTCGTTCTTCATGGCATGGGTGCTCGCGCAGCTCACCCACAGGGTGCGCACCGTGATCGCGATCATCCTGTATTCGCCGTCGCTCACCAACGGCATCCTCATGTCGGTGATCTGGAAGGTCGTGTTCTCCGGCGACGCGCGCGGCTACCTGAACTACTGGCTGCTCTCGCTCGGCTTCATCAACGAACCGATGCAGTGGCTCCAGGACTCCTCGTTCATCTTCGGGATCATGCTCTTCGTCGGCATCTGGTCGTCGATGTCGGTCGGCTTCCTGGCGATGCTCTCCGGCATCCTGAACGTCAACCGCGAGCTCTACGAGGCCGCCTACGTCGACGGCATGAAGTCGCGCTGGCAGGAGGTCTTCTACATCACGATCCCGTCGATGAAGCCGCAGATGCTCTTCGGCGCGGTGATGGCGCTCGTCGGCACGTTCAACGCCTCGGGCCTCGCCTCGGCGCTGTCGGGGTCGACGCCGCCGCCGCAGTACGCCGGCTGGCTGATCGTCGACCACATGAACGACTACGGCTTCGCCCGCTTCGAGATGGGCTACGCCTCGGCGATCTCGGTCGTCCTCCTCCTGGTCGTGCTCGTCTTCAACCGCGTGGCCACGAGGCTGTTCGGCGAGAGGAGGGACTGA
- a CDS encoding AGE family epimerase/isomerase, with translation MRTLVERHLLDVVVPFWTRLVDRERGGFYGRVDYDLIVHKNADRGLVQQARHLYAFSRLENHYRDGRFLPYAEAGYRFLVERMRDPIQGGYVWMSAADGAVRDPRKVTYGQGFALYAFAEYYKATRSPEALARATDLFRLIERRATTPSGGYVEEFDERWHPLVPHLLTDDVEGARYSTNTLLHLLEAYANLAAAAPHPDVVASVRTLIRLFLERILQPDGTLSMYFDERFSPIASPRSFGHEIEAAWLITEAAQTIDANDPTIAAATLGIAGRVLAEAILPDGRVAYGPVHDGIDPTAVWWVQAEAMVGFLDLDEKAHVPAAHAAAEATLSFCLANLHDRRPGAEWFWSVDREGRPNRDRGIAEPWKTPYHLVRALVEIMERLDKVK, from the coding sequence GTGAGAACGCTCGTCGAACGGCATCTCCTCGACGTCGTCGTCCCGTTCTGGACGCGCCTCGTCGATCGCGAGCGCGGCGGTTTCTACGGCCGCGTCGACTACGACCTGATCGTCCACAAAAACGCCGACAGGGGCCTCGTGCAGCAGGCCCGCCACCTCTACGCATTCTCCCGTCTCGAGAACCATTACCGGGACGGACGCTTCCTCCCCTACGCCGAAGCGGGATACCGCTTCCTCGTCGAGCGCATGCGCGATCCGATCCAGGGCGGCTACGTCTGGATGAGCGCCGCCGACGGCGCCGTCCGCGATCCCCGCAAGGTCACCTACGGCCAGGGGTTCGCGCTCTACGCCTTCGCCGAATACTACAAGGCGACGCGCTCCCCGGAGGCGCTTGCCCGCGCCACCGATCTCTTCCGGCTGATCGAGCGGCGCGCCACGACCCCCTCCGGCGGGTACGTCGAGGAGTTCGACGAACGCTGGCATCCGCTCGTCCCGCACCTCCTCACGGACGACGTCGAGGGCGCCCGCTACTCGACCAATACCCTCCTGCATCTCCTCGAAGCCTACGCCAACCTCGCCGCGGCCGCCCCCCATCCGGACGTCGTGGCGAGCGTCCGCACCCTGATCCGGCTCTTCCTCGAGCGGATCCTGCAACCCGACGGCACGCTCTCGATGTACTTCGACGAACGCTTCTCCCCGATCGCCTCGCCACGCTCGTTCGGCCATGAGATCGAGGCCGCGTGGCTGATCACCGAGGCGGCCCAGACGATCGACGCGAACGACCCGACGATCGCCGCGGCGACCCTCGGGATCGCCGGACGGGTGCTCGCGGAAGCGATCCTGCCGGACGGCCGCGTCGCCTACGGACCGGTCCACGACGGAATCGATCCGACCGCGGTCTGGTGGGTCCAGGCCGAAGCGATGGTCGGATTCCTCGACCTCGACGAAAAGGCGCACGTCCCCGCGGCGCACGCGGCCGCGGAAGCGACGCTTTCCTTCTGCCTGGCGAACTTGCATGACCGGCGGCCGGGCGCCGAATGGTTCTGGTCCGTCGACCGCGAGGGCCGGCCGAACCGCGACCGCGGCATCGCCGAGCCCTGGAAGACGCCCTACCATCTCGTCCGGGCGCTCGTCGAAATCATGGAAAGGCTGGACAAGGTGAAATGA